The following are encoded in a window of Mycobacterium decipiens genomic DNA:
- a CDS encoding glutamyl-tRNA reductase, protein MSVLLFGVSHRSAPVSVLEQLSIDESDQIKIVDRVLQSPLVTEAMVLSTCNRVEVYAVVDAFHGGLSVIGQVLSEHSGMSMGDLTRYAYVRYSEAAVEHLFAVASGLDSAVIGEQQVLGQVRRAYAVAESNCTAGRVLHELAQRALSVGKRVHSETAIDAAGASVVSVALGMAERKLGSLAGRTAAVIGAGAMGALSAVHLTRAGIGHVHVLNRSLSRAQRLARKIRESGVPAEALTLDHLADALADVDVVVSCTGAVRPVVSLADVHHALAAARRDEVTHPLVICDLGMPRDVDPAVAGLPGVWVADVDSVQHEPSAHAAAADVDAARHIVAAEVASYLVGQRMAEVTPTVTALRQRAADVVEAELLRLDNRLPGLQDAQREEVARTVRRVVDKLLHAPTVRIKQLASAPGGDSYAEALRELFELDQTAVDAVATAGELPVVSNGFGAESRRGRGVSRGSPKQSAE, encoded by the coding sequence GTGAGCGTCCTGCTCTTCGGGGTGTCGCATCGCAGCGCGCCGGTTTCCGTCCTGGAACAACTCAGCATCGACGAATCCGATCAAATCAAGATCGTTGACCGCGTGCTGCAGTCGCCGCTGGTGACCGAGGCCATGGTGCTGTCGACGTGCAACCGAGTCGAGGTCTACGCCGTGGTGGACGCGTTCCACGGCGGGCTGTCGGTGATCGGGCAGGTGCTTTCCGAACACTCCGGTATGTCGATGGGTGACCTGACCAGGTACGCATATGTCCGCTACAGCGAGGCAGCGGTCGAGCACCTGTTCGCGGTTGCCAGCGGTCTGGACTCGGCGGTGATCGGCGAACAACAGGTGCTGGGGCAGGTGCGCCGCGCCTACGCCGTCGCTGAATCCAACTGCACCGCCGGTCGGGTGCTGCACGAGTTGGCGCAGCGGGCGCTGTCCGTCGGCAAGCGAGTGCACTCCGAAACCGCCATCGACGCGGCCGGTGCCTCCGTGGTTTCGGTCGCCCTGGGAATGGCCGAACGCAAATTGGGCTCGCTGGCGGGTAGGACCGCCGCGGTGATCGGTGCCGGGGCGATGGGCGCGCTGTCGGCGGTGCACCTGACCCGTGCCGGCATCGGACACGTCCACGTGCTGAACCGGTCGTTGTCCCGGGCGCAGCGGTTGGCCCGCAAGATCCGCGAGTCGGGCGTGCCGGCGGAGGCACTGACGCTGGACCACCTGGCTGACGCCCTGGCCGACGTCGACGTGGTGGTCAGCTGTACCGGGGCGGTGCGTCCGGTGGTCTCACTGGCCGATGTGCACCATGCGCTGGCCGCCGCCCGCCGTGACGAAGTCACCCATCCGCTGGTGATCTGCGACTTGGGCATGCCGCGTGACGTCGATCCGGCGGTAGCCGGACTGCCCGGTGTGTGGGTCGCCGATGTGGATAGCGTGCAACATGAACCGTCGGCGCATGCCGCGGCCGCCGACGTCGACGCGGCCCGCCACATCGTCGCCGCCGAAGTTGCCAGCTATCTGGTGGGGCAGCGGATGGCCGAGGTCACTCCGACCGTGACGGCGCTGCGCCAGCGAGCCGCTGATGTGGTCGAGGCGGAGTTGCTGCGCCTGGACAACCGGCTGCCCGGCCTGCAGGACGCCCAGCGCGAGGAGGTGGCTCGCACCGTGCGGCGAGTGGTGGACAAGCTGTTGCACGCGCCTACCGTGCGGATCAAGCAACTTGCCAGTGCGCCGGGCGGTGACAGCTACGCCGAGGCGCTGCGCGAGCTTTTCGAGCTTGACCAGACCGCCGTCGATGCCGTCGCCACTGCTGGTGAATTACCGGTGGTGTCAAACGGATTCGGCGCTGAAAGTCGCCGCGGCAGAGGTGTCTCGCGGGGTAGCCCAAAGCAATCCGCCGAGTAG
- the hemC gene encoding hydroxymethylbilane synthase — protein sequence MIRIGTRGSLLATTQAATVRDALIASGHGAELVTISTAGDRSMAPIASLGVGVFTTALREAIEDGRVDAAVHSHKDLPTAHDPRFTVAAIPPRNDPRDALVARDGLTLGELPVGSLVGTSSPRRAAQLRALGLGLEIRPLRGNLDTRLNKVSSGDLDAIVVARAGLARLGRLDDVTETLEPVQMLPAPAQGALAVECRAGDSRLAAVLAELDDADTRAAVTAERALLAELEAGCSAPVGAIAEVVESIDEDGRVFEELSLRGCVAALDGSDVIRASGIGTSGRARELGLSVAAELFELGARELMWGARQ from the coding sequence GTGATCCGGATAGGCACCCGGGGCAGCCTGCTGGCCACCACTCAGGCCGCAACCGTCAGAGACGCCCTCATCGCTAGTGGCCACGGCGCGGAGTTGGTGACCATCAGCACCGCGGGCGATCGATCCATGGCGCCGATCGCCAGCCTTGGGGTGGGCGTCTTTACCACCGCGTTGCGGGAGGCGATCGAGGACGGCCGTGTTGATGCTGCGGTGCATTCACACAAGGATTTGCCAACCGCCCACGACCCGAGGTTCACGGTGGCGGCGATACCGCCGCGCAATGACCCCCGCGACGCGCTGGTTGCCCGTGACGGGCTGACGCTGGGGGAGTTGCCGGTGGGCTCGTTGGTGGGCACATCCTCGCCGCGGCGGGCCGCACAGCTTAGGGCATTGGGTCTCGGTTTGGAAATTCGCCCCCTACGAGGCAACCTAGATACCAGGTTGAACAAGGTAAGTAGCGGTGATCTTGACGCCATCGTGGTGGCTCGGGCCGGCCTGGCCCGGCTAGGCCGCCTCGATGATGTGACCGAGACGTTGGAGCCGGTGCAGATGTTGCCCGCACCGGCGCAAGGCGCGCTCGCGGTTGAATGCCGCGCCGGCGACAGCCGGTTGGCGGCAGTGCTGGCGGAGTTGGATGACGCCGACACGCGAGCGGCGGTCACCGCCGAGCGAGCCCTGCTTGCCGAACTGGAGGCGGGTTGCTCCGCACCGGTGGGTGCGATCGCGGAAGTGGTCGAGTCCATCGATGAGGACGGCCGCGTCTTCGAGGAGCTGTCGCTGCGCGGCTGTGTAGCGGCGCTGGACGGATCAGACGTGATCCGCGCGTCCGGTATCGGCACTTCCGGTCGGGCCCGGGAGCTGGGGCTCTCGGTCGCCGCGGAGCTGTTCGAGCTGGGCGCCCGGGAACTGATGTGGGGAGCGCGGCAATAG
- a CDS encoding uroporphyrinogen-III synthase translates to MTRGRKPRPGRITFVGSGPGDPGLLTARAATVLANAALVFTDPDVGEPVLALIGKDLPPMSGPAPADPVAGNADTAQDAPDKERGQAAPAVVSGGPDIRPALGDPADVAKMLTAEARSGVDVVRLVAGDPFTVDAVIAEVNTVARTHLHIEIVPGLAASSAVPTYAGLPLGTSYTVADVRIDPKDTDWEALAAAPGPLILQDTGSHLAESARALIEHHLADSTPCVVTAHGTTCQQRSVETTLQGLTDPAVLGATDPVGPLTGPLIVTIGKTVTSRAKLNWWESRALYGWTVLVPRTKDQAGEMSERLTSYGALPVEVPTIAVEPPRSPAQMERAVKGLVDGRFQWVVFTSTNAVRAVWEKFGEFGLDARAFSGVKIACVGESTADRVRAFGISPELVPSGEQSSIGLLDDFPPYDSVFDPVNRVLLPRADIATETLAEGLRERGWEIEDVTAYRTVRAAPPPATTREMIKTGGFDAVCFTSSSTVRNLVGIAGKPHARTIIACIGPKTAETAAEFGLRVDVQPDTAAIGPLVDALAEHAARLRAEGALPPPRKKSRRR, encoded by the coding sequence ATGACGCGAGGGCGTAAGCCGAGACCGGGCCGGATCACTTTCGTGGGTTCGGGTCCGGGCGATCCCGGTTTGCTTACCGCACGGGCCGCTACGGTGCTGGCAAACGCCGCGCTGGTATTCACCGATCCCGACGTAGGGGAGCCGGTGTTAGCGCTGATCGGCAAGGACCTGCCGCCCATGTCCGGCCCGGCGCCCGCCGATCCGGTTGCCGGGAACGCCGACACGGCGCAGGACGCCCCCGACAAGGAGCGCGGCCAGGCCGCACCCGCGGTAGTGTCCGGCGGTCCCGACATCCGCCCGGCGCTGGGCGATCCCGCCGATGTCGCCAAGATGCTGACCGCCGAGGCTCGTTCGGGTGTCGACGTGGTGCGGCTGGTCGCGGGCGATCCGTTCACGGTGGACGCGGTCATCGCCGAGGTGAACACCGTCGCCCGCACCCATCTGCACATCGAAATCGTGCCCGGCCTGGCCGCCAGCAGCGCGGTCCCGACCTATGCGGGGTTGCCGCTGGGCACGTCGTACACCGTTGCCGACGTGCGCATCGACCCCAAGGACACCGACTGGGAGGCACTTGCCGCCGCACCGGGACCGCTGATCCTGCAGGACACCGGATCGCATCTGGCCGAATCGGCCCGCGCCCTGATCGAACACCATCTGGCCGACTCCACTCCCTGCGTGGTGACCGCGCACGGGACCACCTGCCAGCAGCGTTCGGTCGAAACCACGCTGCAGGGACTGACCGACCCGGCCGTGCTGGGCGCCACCGACCCGGTGGGCCCGTTGACCGGGCCGCTGATAGTGACCATCGGCAAGACCGTGACCAGCCGGGCGAAGCTGAACTGGTGGGAGAGCCGCGCCCTGTACGGCTGGACCGTATTGGTCCCGCGCACCAAGGATCAGGCTGGCGAGATGAGCGAGCGGCTCACCTCATACGGTGCGCTGCCGGTCGAGGTGCCGACCATCGCCGTCGAGCCGCCGCGCAGCCCCGCGCAAATGGAGCGCGCCGTGAAGGGCCTGGTCGATGGCCGATTCCAGTGGGTCGTGTTTACCTCCACCAACGCGGTGCGTGCGGTGTGGGAGAAGTTCGGCGAATTCGGTCTCGATGCCCGCGCGTTCTCCGGGGTGAAGATCGCTTGTGTCGGCGAGTCGACCGCCGACCGGGTTCGCGCGTTCGGGATCAGCCCCGAGTTGGTGCCGTCGGGGGAACAGTCCTCGATCGGCTTGCTGGACGACTTCCCGCCCTACGACAGCGTCTTCGACCCGGTTAACCGGGTTTTGCTGCCGCGCGCGGACATCGCCACCGAAACGCTGGCAGAGGGACTGCGCGAGCGTGGCTGGGAGATCGAGGACGTCACCGCCTACCGGACCGTTCGGGCCGCCCCGCCACCGGCGACCACCCGCGAAATGATCAAGACGGGCGGGTTCGACGCGGTGTGCTTCACCTCCAGCTCGACGGTGCGGAACCTGGTTGGCATTGCCGGCAAGCCGCACGCGCGGACGATCATCGCTTGTATCGGTCCGAAGACAGCCGAGACGGCCGCCGAGTTCGGCTTGCGGGTCGATGTGCAGCCGGACACCGCCGCCATCGGCCCGCTGGTCGATGCGCTGGCCGAACATGCCGCCCGATTGCGTGCTGAGGGCGCGCTGCCCCCGCCGCGCAAGAAGAGCCGCAGGCGCTAG
- the hemB gene encoding porphobilinogen synthase yields MSVHGYPRQRPRRLRSTAAMRRLAAQTSLEPRHLVLPMFVADGIDEPRPIASMPGVVQHTRDSLRSAAAAAVAAGVGGLMLFGVPRDQDKDGIGSAGTDRDGVLNVALRDLAKDLGEATVLMVDTCLDEFTDHGHCGVLDDRGRVDNDATVARYVELAVAQAESGAHVVGPSGMMDGQVGAIRDGLDAAGYTDVVILAYAAKFASAFYGPFREAVSSSLSGDRRTYQQEPGNVAEALREIELDLDEGADIVMVKPALGYLDVVAAAADLSRVPVAAYQVSGEYAMIRAAAANNWIDERAAVLESLTSIRRAGAAIVLTYWADQAARWLT; encoded by the coding sequence ATGAGTGTTCATGGCTACCCGCGGCAGCGACCGCGCCGGCTCCGCTCGACCGCCGCGATGCGTCGTTTGGCGGCCCAAACATCCTTGGAGCCAAGGCATTTAGTGCTGCCGATGTTTGTTGCCGACGGTATTGACGAGCCGCGGCCGATCGCATCCATGCCCGGCGTAGTGCAGCACACCCGTGATTCCCTACGCAGCGCCGCTGCGGCGGCGGTGGCCGCCGGTGTGGGCGGACTCATGCTGTTCGGCGTGCCGCGCGACCAAGACAAGGACGGCATCGGTTCGGCCGGCACGGACCGCGACGGCGTCCTCAACGTTGCCCTGCGCGATCTCGCGAAGGACCTCGGTGAAGCCACGGTGCTGATGGTCGACACCTGCCTGGACGAGTTCACCGATCACGGGCACTGCGGCGTCCTCGACGACCGGGGCCGCGTCGACAACGACGCCACCGTGGCCCGATACGTGGAACTGGCTGTGGCGCAAGCTGAATCCGGCGCCCACGTGGTAGGCCCCAGCGGGATGATGGATGGCCAGGTGGGTGCGATCCGGGACGGCCTGGACGCTGCCGGATACACCGACGTGGTGATCCTGGCTTACGCCGCGAAGTTTGCCTCGGCGTTCTACGGCCCGTTCCGCGAGGCGGTGAGTTCCAGCCTGTCCGGGGACCGGCGTACCTACCAGCAGGAGCCGGGCAACGTCGCCGAGGCGTTGCGCGAGATCGAGCTCGATCTCGATGAAGGCGCCGACATCGTGATGGTAAAACCCGCACTGGGTTACCTCGATGTGGTCGCGGCTGCGGCGGATCTCTCGCGGGTGCCGGTGGCCGCCTATCAGGTCTCGGGGGAGTACGCGATGATTCGCGCGGCGGCGGCCAACAACTGGATCGATGAGCGTGCCGCGGTGCTCGAGTCGTTGACCAGCATCCGGCGTGCCGGGGCCGCCATCGTGCTCACCTATTGGGCCGACCAGGCCGCACGGTGGCTAACTTGA
- a CDS encoding DUF3093 domain-containing protein, whose product MTSAGDIPPEPLFYEPGASWYWVLTGPLAAVSMILIEISSGAGVGLITPAIFLVMVSAFVALQVKAGRIHTSVELTNDALRQGTETILVAEIVRIYPEADKRAEVPEKWQSARTLGELVGVPRGRVGIGLKLTGGRTAQAWARRHRQLRAALTPLVQERVGPVDSDVDGDSDSGSAR is encoded by the coding sequence ATGACATCAGCGGGGGATATCCCGCCCGAGCCCTTGTTCTACGAGCCCGGTGCCAGCTGGTATTGGGTGCTGACCGGTCCGCTCGCGGCGGTGTCGATGATCCTCATCGAGATATCCAGCGGCGCCGGGGTTGGGTTGATAACTCCGGCGATCTTCCTGGTGATGGTGTCGGCGTTTGTGGCATTGCAGGTGAAGGCGGGACGCATTCACACGTCGGTCGAGCTGACGAATGACGCCCTGCGCCAAGGCACCGAGACCATCCTGGTGGCCGAGATCGTCAGGATCTATCCCGAGGCGGACAAACGCGCGGAAGTGCCGGAAAAGTGGCAGTCGGCGCGGACCCTCGGCGAGCTGGTCGGGGTACCGCGGGGCCGGGTGGGGATCGGGCTGAAGCTGACCGGAGGCCGTACCGCCCAGGCCTGGGCGCGCCGTCACCGACAGCTGCGGGCGGCGCTGACTCCGCTGGTTCAGGAGCGGGTCGGGCCGGTGGATTCCGACGTCGACGGTGATAGCGACAGCGGGTCGGCACGGTGA
- a CDS encoding STAS domain-containing protein: protein MTIAIGTAASKSGSNVMARQGNSTVDCSGAQIRAYLHHLATVVTVRGEIDAVNVNQISAYIRRFTLGTNPVVVDMSELSHFSAAGISLLCILDEDCRAAGVEWKLVTSPAVTEQLALGADTQQAQDGNGAMFPTTRSVHEALRNLADAIARRRQLVLPLIKKAN, encoded by the coding sequence ATGACCATCGCGATCGGCACGGCGGCTTCAAAATCGGGTTCGAATGTCATGGCGCGACAGGGAAACTCCACCGTTGACTGCAGTGGGGCTCAGATTCGGGCTTACCTTCATCACCTGGCAACGGTGGTAACCGTCCGCGGCGAGATCGATGCGGTCAATGTCAATCAGATCAGCGCGTACATCCGGCGCTTCACCCTCGGGACAAATCCTGTGGTGGTCGACATGAGCGAGCTGAGTCACTTTAGTGCGGCAGGTATCTCGCTCTTGTGCATCCTCGACGAGGACTGCCGAGCCGCTGGGGTGGAGTGGAAATTGGTCACGAGCCCGGCGGTCACCGAGCAGCTGGCCCTGGGCGCTGACACGCAACAGGCCCAGGACGGGAACGGGGCGATGTTTCCGACTACGCGCTCGGTACACGAGGCGCTCCGCAACCTGGCCGACGCCATCGCCCGCCGCCGTCAGCTGGTGCTGCCGCTCATCAAGAAGGCGAACTAG
- a CDS encoding acyltransferase family protein — protein MRAPELKGEIKALTGLRIVAAVWVVLFHFRPLLSDASPGFRDALAPVLNCGAQGVDLFFILSGFVLTWNYLDRMGRSWSIRATLHFLWLRLARVWPVYLVTLHLAAVWVIFTLHVGHVPSPEASQLTATSYARQILLVQLWFQPYFDGSSWDGPAWSISAEWLAYLLFGLLILVIFRMTHATRARGLIWLALAASLPPVVLLLASGQFYTPWSWLPRIVTQFIAGALACAAVRRLRLTARARRVAGYLSVLVGVAIVGTLYLLDAHPITGVQDSGGVVDVLFVPLVITLAIGVGGLPSLLSTRLMVFGGQISFCLYMVHELVHTAWGWAEEQFELSLQDYPWKWNVVGVLAIAVGAAITLYHFVEEPGRRWMRRMVDAPAANPRIERGDSVGGKFHPIDGALEGVSARAV, from the coding sequence GTGCGCGCTCCAGAGCTCAAGGGCGAAATCAAGGCCCTGACCGGGCTTCGCATCGTCGCCGCAGTGTGGGTGGTGCTGTTCCATTTCCGGCCGTTGCTGAGCGATGCGTCGCCTGGATTCCGGGACGCCCTCGCGCCGGTGCTCAACTGCGGCGCGCAGGGGGTCGACCTGTTCTTCATTCTCAGTGGGTTCGTGCTGACCTGGAACTACCTCGACCGGATGGGTCGGTCGTGGTCGATCCGTGCCACCCTGCACTTCCTGTGGCTACGGCTGGCCAGAGTATGGCCGGTGTACCTGGTCACATTGCACCTCGCCGCCGTGTGGGTCATCTTTACTCTCCACGTCGGTCATGTGCCGTCGCCCGAGGCCAGCCAGCTCACCGCGACCAGCTATGCACGCCAGATTCTGCTGGTACAGCTGTGGTTTCAGCCGTACTTCGATGGGTCCAGCTGGGATGGACCGGCCTGGTCCATTAGTGCGGAATGGCTGGCCTACCTGCTCTTCGGCCTACTCATTCTGGTGATCTTCCGGATGACGCATGCCACGCGGGCGCGGGGATTGATCTGGCTGGCCCTCGCGGCATCGTTGCCGCCGGTGGTGCTGTTGTTGGCCAGCGGCCAGTTCTATACCCCCTGGAGCTGGCTGCCGCGCATTGTGACGCAATTCATTGCCGGCGCGCTGGCCTGTGCCGCCGTGCGAAGGTTGCGGCTGACTGCTCGCGCTCGCCGTGTCGCCGGGTACTTGTCCGTGCTCGTCGGCGTCGCGATTGTCGGCACCCTCTACCTATTGGACGCCCACCCGATCACCGGAGTCCAGGACAGCGGCGGGGTGGTCGACGTGTTGTTCGTTCCGCTGGTAATAACCCTGGCGATCGGCGTGGGCGGCCTGCCGTCGTTGCTGTCGACGCGGTTAATGGTTTTCGGCGGGCAAATCTCGTTTTGCCTCTACATGGTGCATGAGCTGGTGCATACCGCCTGGGGCTGGGCCGAGGAACAATTCGAGCTCTCGCTGCAGGACTACCCGTGGAAATGGAACGTCGTCGGCGTGCTCGCGATCGCCGTGGGTGCCGCGATCACGCTCTATCACTTCGTTGAAGAGCCCGGCCGCCGTTGGATGCGAAGGATGGTCGACGCGCCCGCCGCCAACCCGAGAATCGAGCGTGGGGACTCGGTAGGCGGCAAGTTTCATCCAATAGATGGTGCGCTGGAAGGGGTTTCGGCCCGCGCGGTGTGA
- a CDS encoding Rv0518 family GDSL lipase, protein MTRLATFVIGLILLVDPFVGVLIDSPGRVRTYHTLTRDYRLNPVAVIGDSYTTGTDEGGLGPKSWTARAWQTLAQRGVRIAADVAAEGRAGYGEPGDHGSVFADLTARAVKPDDELVVFFGSRNDQGFHPEDPEMLAEKARDAFDLARRFAPSARLLVIGPPWPTADVPDSMLQIRDVLNAQARAAGATFVDPIADHWFVDRPELIGADGVHPNDAGHGYLADKIAPLIDMELVR, encoded by the coding sequence GTGACTCGCCTGGCCACGTTCGTCATTGGTCTCATTCTTCTGGTCGACCCGTTTGTCGGCGTCCTCATCGACTCCCCAGGACGCGTGCGGACCTACCACACACTGACCCGGGACTACCGGCTCAACCCCGTCGCGGTGATCGGCGACTCCTATACCACCGGCACCGATGAGGGCGGCCTGGGCCCGAAGTCATGGACCGCTCGCGCCTGGCAGACACTGGCTCAGCGGGGCGTGCGGATCGCGGCCGATGTGGCCGCCGAGGGCCGGGCCGGCTACGGGGAGCCCGGCGATCACGGCAGCGTCTTTGCGGATCTGACCGCCAGGGCGGTCAAACCCGACGATGAACTGGTGGTGTTCTTCGGCTCCCGCAATGACCAGGGATTCCATCCGGAGGATCCCGAGATGCTGGCCGAAAAGGCCCGCGATGCTTTCGATCTGGCGCGCCGCTTCGCCCCGTCCGCGAGGTTGCTGGTGATTGGACCGCCGTGGCCAACCGCCGATGTACCTGACTCAATGCTGCAGATTCGTGACGTGCTCAACGCCCAGGCCCGGGCCGCGGGAGCGACGTTCGTCGACCCGATCGCCGACCACTGGTTCGTCGACAGGCCCGAGCTGATCGGCGCGGATGGCGTGCATCCCAACGACGCGGGGCATGGCTATCTGGCGGACAAGATCGCACCACTGATCGACATGGAGTTGGTTAGATGA
- a CDS encoding acyltransferase family protein, with amino-acid sequence MSAQREDAASPPRVGRRQTTPRAAFRPDIEGLRAVAVLAVVLYHAGIPGAAGGYIGVDVFFVISGFLITGLLWREVTTSNTVRLGRFYGARARRLLPAAATVGVATAIGAAVVLPPLQARSVFVDGIASALYVGNYRFASHGTDYLASGLPPSPFQHYWSLGVEEQFYLVWPALIIGTAWLTRRAGRDTRTWSPAAPYAVVLALVAAVSLAAAVIWTRSWPPWAFFSLPTRAWELAAGGLVALSVGQWRRLPLAPAAIVGWGGLGLILLTCTQLGPSTPYPGTAALLPVLGTALVIGGGCVTGAMGAGRVLCRPAMRAIGRVSYSWYLWHWPVLLLLPPLLGAPAGLPGRLAATIVSAGLAVITMHLVENPGRFAAGLRRSAKASLALAGAASAVTACACVLLLTVVPVPVGRGAAAPEAKVIALPQAGSDPHEVAVRQAFAQVRAAVAASAGLRAVPSNLNPPLAQAPGDKAAVFVNGCLRSWRDIGQSECATGDTASPTTVTLIGDSHAAMWDPAFQPIAEQRHWRLETLGKVTCPVQDLPIISPYLGREYTECEQWRSQIMGRLQTERPRLVVLSMSRRYRADFSFASYDPAWLDSLTRTVAQLRRVGATVLVLGPVADPQSSVPTCLSAHLDDATACSAPRSAATNPAGIAAEQAATAAGGGHYADLTDLFCTADRCPVIVGNTLVFRDDNHVTTDYAQLLAPVLGAVADRALADG; translated from the coding sequence ATGTCAGCCCAGCGGGAGGACGCCGCCAGCCCGCCCAGGGTCGGCAGGCGGCAGACCACCCCGCGGGCAGCGTTCCGCCCGGATATCGAGGGATTGCGCGCCGTCGCGGTGCTAGCGGTTGTGCTGTACCACGCGGGCATACCCGGTGCCGCCGGCGGCTACATCGGGGTGGACGTTTTCTTCGTCATCTCCGGCTTCCTCATCACCGGGCTGCTCTGGCGTGAGGTCACCACTTCGAATACCGTGCGGCTGGGCCGCTTCTACGGTGCCCGGGCCCGCCGGCTGCTGCCGGCCGCGGCCACCGTTGGCGTCGCTACCGCGATCGGCGCGGCCGTCGTGTTACCGCCGTTGCAGGCGCGAAGCGTATTCGTGGACGGCATCGCCAGCGCGCTCTATGTCGGCAACTACCGGTTCGCCAGCCACGGCACCGACTACCTGGCCTCCGGTCTCCCGCCGTCGCCGTTCCAGCACTACTGGTCGCTGGGGGTGGAAGAACAGTTCTACCTGGTGTGGCCGGCGTTGATCATCGGTACGGCCTGGCTGACCCGACGAGCCGGCAGAGACACCCGCACGTGGTCACCGGCGGCGCCGTATGCGGTGGTCCTCGCGCTGGTCGCCGCGGTCTCGCTGGCAGCGGCGGTGATCTGGACCCGCTCGTGGCCGCCGTGGGCGTTCTTCTCGCTGCCCACCCGGGCCTGGGAGCTGGCGGCCGGCGGCCTGGTAGCGCTGTCGGTCGGGCAATGGCGCCGGCTGCCGCTGGCGCCGGCGGCGATCGTCGGGTGGGGCGGTTTGGGCCTGATCCTGCTGACCTGCACCCAGCTCGGCCCGAGCACACCGTACCCCGGCACCGCGGCGCTGCTGCCGGTGCTGGGCACCGCGCTGGTGATCGGCGGAGGTTGCGTCACCGGCGCCATGGGCGCAGGTCGGGTGCTATGCCGGCCGGCGATGCGAGCGATCGGCCGGGTGTCGTACTCGTGGTACCTCTGGCACTGGCCGGTGCTGCTGCTGTTGCCGCCGCTGCTCGGTGCGCCCGCGGGCCTGCCGGGCAGGCTGGCCGCGACGATCGTCTCGGCCGGACTCGCGGTGATCACCATGCATCTGGTCGAGAATCCCGGCCGGTTCGCCGCTGGTTTGCGCCGATCAGCAAAGGCGAGCCTGGCTTTGGCCGGCGCCGCCAGCGCCGTCACCGCATGCGCGTGCGTGTTGCTGCTGACAGTGGTGCCGGTACCGGTGGGGCGCGGGGCGGCCGCCCCGGAGGCCAAGGTCATCGCGCTCCCCCAGGCCGGCTCCGATCCGCACGAAGTGGCGGTGCGGCAGGCTTTCGCCCAGGTGCGTGCCGCGGTTGCGGCCTCGGCCGGCCTGCGTGCGGTCCCGTCCAACCTGAATCCGCCGTTGGCTCAGGCGCCGGGTGACAAAGCGGCCGTGTTCGTCAACGGCTGCCTGCGTTCCTGGCGTGACATCGGACAAAGCGAGTGCGCAACCGGCGACACCGCCTCGCCGACGACCGTCACCCTGATCGGCGACTCGCATGCCGCCATGTGGGACCCGGCGTTTCAGCCGATCGCCGAGCAGCGGCACTGGCGGCTGGAAACGCTGGGCAAGGTGACCTGCCCGGTCCAGGACCTGCCGATTATCAGCCCGTACCTGGGCCGCGAGTACACCGAGTGCGAACAGTGGCGCAGCCAGATCATGGGCCGATTGCAGACCGAGCGGCCGCGGCTGGTCGTGTTGAGCATGAGCCGGCGCTACCGCGCGGACTTCAGCTTCGCCTCCTACGACCCGGCCTGGCTCGACAGCTTGACCCGAACCGTGGCGCAGCTACGCCGCGTCGGTGCAACCGTCCTGGTGCTGGGGCCCGTCGCCGATCCCCAATCGTCGGTGCCCACCTGTCTCTCGGCTCACCTCGACGATGCCACCGCCTGCTCGGCTCCCCGGTCTGCGGCGACCAACCCCGCCGGGATCGCCGCCGAGCAGGCGGCCACCGCCGCCGGCGGAGGCCACTACGCGGACCTGACCGATCTGTTCTGCACCGCCGACCGCTGCCCGGTGATCGTCGGCAACACCCTGGTGTTCCGCGACGACAACCATGTGACGACCGACTATGCCCAGCTGTTGGCGCCCGTTCTTGGCGCGGTGGCCGATCGTGCCCTGGCGGACGGCTGA